A genomic segment from Aegilops tauschii subsp. strangulata cultivar AL8/78 chromosome 1, Aet v6.0, whole genome shotgun sequence encodes:
- the LOC109764672 gene encoding protein DETOXIFICATION 40: MDAAESNDTTKLQTPLLLPTPPPPMAGSDGGERRLESILGDGSAPWARRMCAATAVELPMLARLAAPAVLVYMINYLMSMSTQIFAGHLGTLELAAASLGNTGVQMFAYGLMLGMGSAVETLCGQAYGASKFDMLGIYMQRSTVLLMATGIPLAALYAFSRPILILLGESPEIARAAGIFVYGLIPQIFAYAVNFPIQKFMQAQSIMAPSAYISAVTLVAHVVLSYLAVYKFGLGILGASLILSASWWIIVIAQFIYVVTSSRCQLTWTGFSVRAFSGLPQFFRLSIASAVMLCLEAWYFQILVLIAGLLKNPELSLASLSICMTISGWAIMISFGFNAAASVRVSNELGAGNPKSAAFSVVVGTMVSFTLSLIISVVILLCRDYISYIYADGEDVAAEVSKLTPLLALTVILNGIQPVLSGMAVGCGWQAFVAYVNVGCYYVVGVPLGCLLGFYFDLGAAGIWCGMIGGTFMQTVILVWVTIRTNWDSEVAEAMKRLHKWEDKKPLLAVEE, translated from the exons ATGGACGCCGCGGAGAGCAACGACACCACCAAGCTGCAGACCCCGCTGCTGCTGccgacaccgccgccgccgatgGCCGGCAGTGACGGCGGGGAGCGGCGGCTGGAGAGCATCCTGGGCGACGGGTCGGCTCCGTGGGCGAGGAGGATGTGCGCGGCGACGGCGGTGGAGCTGCCGATGCTGGCGAGGCTGGCGGCGCCGGCCGTGCTGGTGTACATGATCAACTACCTCATGTCCATGTCGACCCAGATCTTCGCCGGCCACCTCGGCACGCTCGagctcgccgccgcctccctcggCAACACCGGCGTCCAGATGTTTGCCTACGGCCTCATG CTTGGCATGGGGAGCGCGGTGGAGACATTGTGCGGGCAGGCATACGGCGCGAGCAAATTTGACATGTTGGGCATCTACATGCAACGCTCCACAGTCTTGCTCATGGCGACCGGCATCCCGCTCGCCGCCCTCTACGCCTTCTCCCGGCCCATCCTTATCCTGCTCGGCGAGTCACCGGAGATCGCCCGCGCCGCGGGCATCTTCGTGTACGGCCTCATCCCGCAGATCTTCGCCTATGCGGTCAACTTCCCCATCCAGAAGTTCATGCAGGCGCAAAGCATCATGGCCCCGAGTGCCTACATCTCCGCCGTGACGCTCGTCGCCCACGTCGTCCTTAGCTACCTCGCCGTCTACAAGTTTGGTCTGGGGATCTTGGGTGCCTCCCTCATTCTTAGCGCCAGCTGGTGGATCATCGTCATCGCGCAGTTCATCTACGTTGTCACCAGCAGCCGGTGCCAGCTCACGTGGACTGGGTTCTCCGTGAGGGCCTTCTCTGGCCTGCCCCAGTTTTTTCGGTTGTCCATTGCCTCCGCCGTCATGCTCTGTCTCGAGGCTTGGTACTTCCAGATACTCGTGCTCATTGCTGGCCTCCTCAAGAACCCTGAATTGTCGCTTGCATCGCTCTCCATCTG CATGACCATTTCAGGGTGGGCAATCATGATTTCTTTTGGATTCAACGCAGCAGCCAG CGTGAGGGTCAGCAATGAGCTTGGAGCTGGAAACCCCAAGTCAGCAGCATTCTCAGTGGTGGTAGGGACGATGGTGTCCTTCACCTTGTCACTGATAATCTCGGTGGTCATCCTGCTCTGTCGTGACTATATCAGTTACATCTATGCTGACGGGGAGGACGTGGCAGCGGAGGTGTCCAAGCTGACGCCGCTGCTGGCACTAACCGTCATCCTCAACGGCATCCAACCCGTACTATCAG GGATGGCCGTGGGATGCGGTTGGCAAGCGTTCGTCGCCTACGTTAACGTGGGATGCTACTATGTCGTCGGCGTCCCCTTGGGTTGCCTCCTTGGCTTCTACTTCGACCTCGGCGCGGCG GGCATATGGTGTGGTATGATTGGAGGTACTTTCATGCAGACCGTCATCCTAGTGTGGGTTACCATCAGGACAAATTGGGACAGCGAG GTGGCCGAAGCAATGAAAAGATTACACAAGTGGGAAGACAAGAAACCTCTATTAGCTGTGGAGGAATGA